One genomic segment of Pyruvatibacter mobilis includes these proteins:
- a CDS encoding acyltransferase, translating into MRKDHRPFWLKRLHRTVMRWRSRHFLEPQFDAVGPYMDAVYPQYVTVHGPNISIGRCATLRSARAYPITLTTWTSADREGRIDIGDHVLISPGTRILSSDHVRIGSNTMIAGEVYISDSDWHDVYDRTSEQDAHSPITLEENVWLGYGVKICKGVTIGRNSVVGAGSVVAKSLPANVIAVGNPARVVRTLDPDRPLRLRSELYADPPALEAEMDKLESYFLRGNSFFGWLRALVAPTRRD; encoded by the coding sequence GTGCGCAAGGACCACCGGCCGTTCTGGCTCAAGAGGCTGCACCGCACCGTCATGCGCTGGCGCAGCCGCCACTTCCTGGAGCCGCAATTCGACGCCGTGGGCCCCTATATGGACGCGGTGTACCCGCAATATGTGACAGTGCACGGACCGAACATCTCGATCGGCCGGTGCGCCACGCTGCGCTCGGCCCGCGCCTACCCCATCACTCTCACCACATGGACCAGCGCGGACCGCGAGGGGCGCATCGACATTGGTGATCATGTGTTGATCTCACCGGGCACGCGGATTCTCTCCTCCGACCATGTGCGGATCGGCAGCAACACGATGATCGCCGGCGAGGTCTATATCTCGGACTCCGACTGGCACGACGTCTATGACCGGACCAGCGAGCAAGATGCGCACAGCCCCATCACGCTGGAAGAGAATGTGTGGCTCGGCTACGGGGTGAAGATCTGCAAGGGCGTCACCATCGGCCGCAACAGCGTGGTGGGCGCCGGATCGGTTGTCGCCAAGTCCCTGCCCGCCAATGTGATCGCGGTTGGCAATCCGGCCCGCGTGGTGCGCACGCTCGACCCAGACAGGCCGCTGCGTCTTCGCTCGGAACTCTATGCGGACCCGCCGGCGCTGGAAGCGGAGATGGACAAGCTGGAGAGTTACTTCCTGCGCGGCAATTCGTTTTTCGGCTGGCTGCGCGCACTGGTCGCACCCACGCGGCGGGATTGA
- a CDS encoding invasion associated locus B family protein yields the protein MIRTIGAVTRKAAGTAFGIAAGLTLALAAPALAQDGGPEAKQTVVEKSGAWVFECTEQGGREFCTIQQVLSNAETEQVLLHVTIAYHPQTADLLMVNRTPLGVELPIGLGLKIDEGRQMAAPYTNCTQAGCRATAPLTDELVANMKSGNTMTISYGYLGKRLDAPVSLEGFTAAFNRLAERKPVASQPSLTPTPGPATQQYVPGQ from the coding sequence ATGATCCGCACGATTGGCGCAGTCACGCGCAAGGCCGCAGGGACTGCCTTCGGCATTGCCGCCGGCCTGACCCTGGCCCTGGCAGCGCCTGCCCTGGCGCAGGATGGCGGCCCCGAAGCCAAGCAGACCGTGGTCGAGAAGTCCGGCGCCTGGGTGTTTGAATGCACCGAGCAGGGTGGCCGCGAGTTCTGCACCATCCAGCAGGTGCTCAGCAATGCCGAGACCGAGCAGGTGCTGCTGCACGTGACCATTGCCTATCATCCGCAGACGGCGGATCTGCTGATGGTCAACCGCACCCCGCTGGGCGTGGAACTGCCCATCGGCCTCGGCCTCAAGATCGACGAAGGCCGCCAGATGGCCGCGCCCTATACCAACTGCACCCAGGCCGGTTGCCGCGCCACCGCGCCGCTGACTGACGAACTGGTGGCCAACATGAAGTCCGGCAACACCATGACCATCAGCTACGGCTATCTGGGCAAGCGCCTGGATGCGCCGGTGTCGCTGGAAGGGTTCACCGCCGCCTTTAACCGCCTCGCCGAGCGCAAGCCGGTGGCAAGCCAGCCGTCGCTGACGCCCACGCCGGGCCCGGCCACGCAGCAATACGTGCCCGGCCAGTAA
- a CDS encoding extracellular solute-binding protein yields MARARRAVTGTLGGATAALFVLVLVLAGTAQAEPSHGIAMHGTPKYPAGFTRFDYVNDRAPKEGEVRLAAIGSFDSLNPMIVRGTPAAGIRWHVFESLMGRAYDEPFSLYGLIAQTIETPDDRSWVEFTLRPEAKFSDGTPVTVDDVIFSVETLRDQGRPNHKYYYGKVAAMEKVGERTVRLTFTEEGDREMPLIMGLMPILPKHVYGGQDFTRTGLTPMIGSGPYTIGKVEPGASITYVRNPDYWGKDVPVARGHNNFDRIRYDYFRDANASFEAFKAGEYTLRIEDDPTRWATGYDVPAVKDGRIIREKIKLGTPSGMRALVFNTRRDLFADVRVRKALGLMFDFEWVNKNLFHGLYARTQSYFDNSELSSAGRPASPKEKALLAPYPDAVTPEIMAMGYVAPRTDGSGRNRAQMRDAMALLKDAGYAVTDAKLVDAATGAQMSFEILVASPEDERIALTFARNLERVGIDAKVRNVDSSQYQQRRQTYDYDMIFNFWSASLSPGNEQSFYWGSDSADTDGTRNYMGVTSEAVDAMIAAMLEARDREDFVAAVRALDRVLLSGHYVIPLYHAPHQWVARWQELEHPRVQPQIVRFDTWWAAGRN; encoded by the coding sequence ATGGCGCGCGCACGCCGTGCGGTGACGGGAACCCTCGGCGGTGCGACAGCGGCGCTGTTCGTGTTGGTGCTGGTGCTGGCGGGCACGGCCCAGGCGGAGCCGAGCCACGGCATTGCGATGCATGGCACCCCGAAATATCCGGCGGGCTTCACCCGCTTCGACTATGTGAACGACCGGGCGCCGAAGGAAGGCGAAGTCCGGCTGGCGGCGATCGGCAGCTTCGACAGCCTGAACCCGATGATTGTGCGCGGCACGCCCGCTGCCGGCATTCGCTGGCATGTGTTCGAGAGCCTGATGGGCCGCGCTTACGATGAGCCGTTTTCGCTCTATGGCCTGATTGCCCAAACAATCGAGACGCCGGACGACCGCAGCTGGGTGGAATTTACCCTGCGGCCGGAAGCAAAATTCTCGGACGGCACGCCGGTGACCGTGGACGACGTCATCTTCTCGGTGGAAACCCTGCGCGACCAGGGGCGCCCGAACCACAAATATTATTACGGCAAGGTCGCCGCCATGGAGAAGGTGGGCGAGCGAACGGTGCGGCTGACCTTCACCGAGGAAGGCGACCGGGAGATGCCGCTGATCATGGGGCTGATGCCGATCCTGCCGAAGCATGTTTATGGCGGGCAGGATTTCACCCGCACCGGGCTGACGCCGATGATCGGCTCCGGGCCCTACACCATCGGCAAGGTGGAGCCGGGCGCCAGCATCACCTATGTGCGGAACCCGGATTATTGGGGCAAGGACGTGCCGGTGGCGCGCGGGCACAATAATTTTGACCGCATCCGCTATGACTATTTCCGCGATGCCAATGCCTCCTTCGAGGCATTCAAGGCAGGCGAATACACCCTGCGCATCGAGGATGACCCGACGCGCTGGGCCACGGGCTATGACGTGCCGGCGGTAAAGGACGGACGGATCATCCGTGAAAAGATCAAGCTCGGCACGCCGTCCGGCATGCGGGCGCTGGTGTTCAACACGCGGCGGGACCTGTTTGCGGATGTGCGGGTGCGCAAGGCGCTGGGCCTGATGTTCGATTTCGAGTGGGTGAACAAGAACCTGTTCCACGGGCTTTATGCCCGCACGCAGAGCTATTTCGACAATTCGGAGTTGTCGTCCGCCGGCCGTCCCGCCTCGCCAAAGGAAAAGGCGCTGCTGGCGCCCTACCCCGACGCGGTGACGCCTGAGATCATGGCCATGGGCTATGTGGCGCCACGGACCGACGGGTCCGGCCGCAACCGGGCGCAGATGCGCGACGCGATGGCGCTGCTGAAGGACGCAGGCTACGCGGTGACCGACGCCAAGCTGGTGGATGCTGCCACGGGCGCGCAGATGTCGTTCGAAATCCTGGTGGCGAGCCCGGAAGACGAGCGCATCGCGCTGACCTTTGCGCGGAACCTCGAACGGGTGGGCATCGACGCCAAGGTGCGCAACGTGGATTCAAGCCAGTACCAGCAGCGCCGCCAGACCTATGACTACGACATGATCTTCAATTTCTGGTCAGCGTCCCTGAGCCCGGGCAATGAGCAGAGCTTCTATTGGGGCAGCGACAGTGCCGACACCGACGGCACGCGCAACTATATGGGCGTGACGTCAGAGGCCGTGGACGCGATGATCGCAGCCATGCTGGAAGCCCGCGACCGCGAGGACTTCGTGGCGGCCGTGCGGGCGCTCGACCGGGTGCTGCTGTCGGGCCACTACGTGATCCCGCTCTACCACGCACCGCATCAATGGGTGGCGCGGTGGCAGGAGCTGGAGCATCCGCGCGTGCAGCCGCAGATCGTGCGCTTCGATACGTGGTGGGCGGCGGGGCGCAACTAG
- a CDS encoding VOC family protein, which yields MKELLATVDHIGDIKTGAPTISGIHHSAYRCRDAGETRKFYVDILGLEDAAALAFDKDPAGNDRPYMHLFFKMGDGNFLAFFDEPNSVEEGLFAMKDGIEDYHFAFEVASMDEQAQFKQRLEEAKVPVFGPIDHGFCHSVYFFDPNGLALEITVRDAKHDEIMADEAAQAKAHIEKWSERTRTLKQARLAQAAAE from the coding sequence ATGAAGGAACTTCTGGCAACGGTGGACCATATCGGCGACATCAAGACCGGGGCCCCCACCATTTCAGGCATTCATCACTCGGCCTATCGCTGCCGCGACGCCGGGGAAACGCGCAAATTCTATGTCGATATTCTCGGCCTGGAAGACGCTGCCGCGCTGGCCTTCGACAAGGACCCGGCGGGCAATGACCGGCCCTACATGCATCTGTTCTTCAAGATGGGCGACGGCAATTTCCTCGCCTTCTTCGATGAGCCCAATTCGGTGGAAGAGGGGCTGTTCGCCATGAAGGATGGCATCGAGGATTATCACTTCGCCTTCGAAGTGGCCTCGATGGACGAGCAGGCGCAGTTCAAGCAGCGGCTGGAAGAGGCCAAGGTGCCGGTCTTCGGTCCCATCGACCACGGCTTTTGCCACTCGGTCTATTTCTTCGATCCCAACGGCCTGGCGCTCGAGATCACCGTGCGGGACGCCAAGCACGACGAGATCATGGCCGACGAGGCCGCCCAGGCGAAGGCGCATATCGAGAAATGGTCCGAGCGCACGCGCACCCTCAAGCAGGCACGGCTGGCCCAGGCGGCAGCTGAATAG
- a CDS encoding histidine phosphatase family protein produces the protein MSALPGTTGRRRIYLMRHGHVDYFSSIVRETGDTSLVPLTDLGQAQATAGGKALSHVTFDRAICSGYPRTEQTARGVLAELDTPVPELEVDKRLVELHGGGFGPINDRDDIAAVMTFAFDQAGRPGARMGPEGEAFADALDRAVEGFTDLLMSPGWHTALVVAHEGINRLLLGWCTGNGLNAIQSFEQDPACINIIDVDLAPAESGEGTEILRKIIKAVNVTPYNYVKHGMNMTSLEAIFARDPA, from the coding sequence ATGAGTGCGTTGCCCGGAACCACGGGCCGCCGGCGCATCTATCTGATGCGTCACGGCCATGTGGACTATTTCTCGTCCATCGTGCGTGAGACCGGGGACACGTCCCTCGTGCCGCTCACCGACCTCGGTCAGGCCCAGGCGACAGCCGGAGGCAAGGCCCTGTCCCATGTCACCTTCGACCGGGCCATCTGCTCCGGCTATCCGCGTACGGAGCAAACCGCCCGTGGCGTGCTGGCCGAGCTTGACACCCCGGTGCCGGAGCTTGAGGTGGACAAGCGCCTCGTTGAGCTTCACGGCGGTGGCTTCGGCCCGATCAATGACCGCGATGACATTGCCGCCGTCATGACCTTCGCCTTTGATCAGGCAGGCCGCCCCGGTGCCCGCATGGGCCCGGAAGGGGAGGCGTTCGCCGACGCGCTCGACCGTGCGGTGGAGGGGTTCACCGATCTTCTCATGTCACCGGGCTGGCACACGGCGCTGGTCGTCGCCCATGAAGGCATCAACCGGCTGCTGCTTGGCTGGTGCACCGGCAACGGCCTCAACGCCATCCAGTCCTTTGAGCAGGACCCCGCCTGCATCAACATCATCGATGTGGACCTGGCACCCGCCGAAAGCGGGGAGGGCACCGAGATCCTGCGCAAGATCATCAAGGCCGTGAATGTGACGCCCTACAATTACGTCAAGCACGGGATGAACATGACGAGCCTGGAAGCCATCTTCGCCCGCGACCCGGCCTGA
- a CDS encoding CaiB/BaiF CoA transferase family protein, with product MGKGPLSGVKVLEFAGIGPGPFCAMLLSDMGADVIRIDRKGAQGGSKFDITARGRKSIALDLKNPDAIETVLKLVEKADVLQEGFRPGVMERLGLGPDVVLKRNPKIVYGRMTGWGQEGPLALAAGHDINYISLTGALHAIGPKEGKPVPPLNLVGDFGGGALYLAMGMLAALLSARDTGKGQVVDTAMTDGATSLMSMFFGFMASGMWEDDRYRNMLDGGAHFYDTYECSDGKFISIGSIEPQFYALLREKAGLDDAAYDAQMDKSKWPELKDKIAAVFKTKSRDEWCGIMEGTDICFAPVLSIGEAKDHPHNKARETIVEIDGVVQPNVAPRFFGTPSEIQGPPPSAGGDTDAVLGEFGFSADEIAGLKDKAAI from the coding sequence ATGGGTAAGGGGCCGCTTTCCGGCGTCAAGGTTCTCGAATTCGCAGGCATCGGCCCGGGGCCGTTCTGCGCCATGCTTCTGTCCGACATGGGCGCGGATGTGATCCGGATCGACCGCAAGGGCGCCCAGGGCGGTTCCAAGTTCGACATCACCGCCCGTGGCCGCAAGTCGATCGCGCTCGACCTCAAGAACCCGGATGCCATCGAGACCGTGCTGAAGCTCGTCGAAAAGGCGGACGTCCTGCAGGAAGGCTTCCGCCCCGGCGTGATGGAGCGCCTCGGCCTTGGCCCGGACGTGGTGCTGAAGCGCAACCCGAAGATCGTCTATGGCCGCATGACCGGCTGGGGCCAGGAAGGGCCGCTGGCGCTGGCCGCCGGCCACGACATCAATTACATCTCGCTAACCGGTGCCCTGCACGCCATCGGCCCCAAGGAGGGCAAGCCCGTCCCGCCGCTTAACCTGGTGGGTGATTTCGGCGGCGGCGCGCTCTACCTCGCCATGGGCATGCTGGCCGCGCTCCTCAGCGCCCGCGACACCGGCAAGGGCCAGGTGGTGGACACCGCCATGACCGATGGCGCCACCTCGCTGATGAGCATGTTCTTCGGCTTCATGGCGTCGGGCATGTGGGAAGACGACCGCTACCGCAACATGCTCGACGGCGGCGCGCACTTCTACGACACCTATGAGTGCTCCGACGGCAAGTTCATCTCCATTGGCTCCATCGAGCCGCAGTTCTATGCCCTGCTGCGCGAGAAGGCCGGTCTCGATGACGCCGCCTATGACGCACAAATGGACAAGTCCAAATGGCCGGAGCTCAAGGACAAGATCGCAGCCGTCTTCAAGACCAAGTCGCGCGACGAATGGTGCGGGATTATGGAAGGTACGGACATCTGCTTTGCCCCCGTGCTCTCCATCGGCGAGGCCAAGGATCACCCGCACAACAAGGCGCGTGAGACCATCGTCGAGATCGATGGCGTCGTGCAGCCCAACGTGGCCCCGCGCTTCTTCGGCACGCCGTCCGAAATCCAGGGGCCGCCCCCGTCTGCCGGTGGCGACACCGATGCAGTGCTCGGCGAATTCGGTTTCTCGGCTGACGAGATCGCCGGCCTGAAGGACAAGGCGGCCATCTGA
- a CDS encoding class I adenylate-forming enzyme family protein, giving the protein MAAFCLAPAPHRVPGKVALTVEHGSGAPDRWTYGALDEAVQGIAAGLAARGLSQGDRVMIRMGNTPDAALMFFGAIAGGFVPVPSSAQLTAEEARFVLTNSGAGLVAKSPELALDAGDVPVLLPDDIAALRTTPGQGYADTHRDDPAFLVYTSGTSGTPKGVLHAQRSVWGRKPMVDGWYGLTRDDVMVHAGAMNWTYTLGVGLSDPWANGAATVLYNGPKDVTVWPKLIRAHGGTLFAAVPSLYRQMLRDSDIDDGVPTLRHGLTAGEPLPARVAEAWATATGLDLFEALGMSECSTYISSGPLTPTRTGSPGRAQPGRCVAVLPADEDAEPVPLAAGEVGLLAVHRSDPGLMLGYWNRPDEDAQVWRGDWFCGGDLARLDDDGYVWFEGRADDVMNAFGYRVSPAEVEAAIATHPDVAEVGVREVVAGNGLAIIAAFVRPAGEARDADALMAHSRAHLADYKMPREIRFLEALPHTANGKLARRMLPDRL; this is encoded by the coding sequence ATGGCGGCGTTTTGTCTGGCGCCGGCACCGCACCGGGTGCCGGGGAAGGTGGCGCTTACCGTCGAGCATGGTTCGGGCGCGCCCGACCGGTGGACCTATGGGGCGCTGGACGAGGCAGTGCAGGGAATTGCCGCGGGGCTTGCGGCGCGCGGGCTCTCGCAAGGTGACCGGGTGATGATCCGTATGGGGAACACCCCGGACGCGGCGCTGATGTTCTTCGGCGCCATTGCAGGCGGGTTCGTGCCTGTCCCTTCCTCTGCGCAGCTGACAGCGGAGGAAGCGCGTTTCGTGCTGACCAACAGCGGCGCGGGGCTTGTCGCGAAATCACCTGAGCTTGCGCTTGATGCGGGCGACGTGCCGGTGCTGCTGCCGGATGACATCGCGGCCCTGCGCACGACGCCGGGTCAGGGCTATGCGGACACACACCGGGATGACCCGGCCTTTCTCGTCTACACCTCCGGCACCAGCGGCACGCCCAAGGGCGTGCTGCATGCGCAACGCAGCGTGTGGGGCCGCAAGCCGATGGTCGATGGCTGGTACGGCCTTACGCGCGACGACGTGATGGTGCATGCGGGCGCGATGAACTGGACCTATACGCTGGGGGTTGGCCTGTCCGACCCATGGGCCAATGGCGCGGCGACGGTGCTCTATAACGGGCCGAAGGACGTGACCGTGTGGCCGAAGCTGATCCGCGCTCATGGGGGCACGCTGTTTGCGGCTGTGCCCAGTCTCTACCGCCAGATGCTGCGCGACAGCGACATTGACGACGGGGTGCCGACCCTGCGGCATGGGCTGACGGCGGGCGAGCCCCTGCCCGCGCGCGTGGCAGAGGCCTGGGCCACGGCCACGGGGCTTGACCTGTTCGAAGCGCTGGGGATGAGCGAATGCTCGACCTATATCTCCTCCGGCCCGTTGACGCCGACGCGGACCGGCAGTCCCGGCCGGGCGCAGCCGGGGCGCTGCGTGGCCGTGTTGCCGGCGGATGAAGACGCCGAGCCGGTGCCACTTGCGGCCGGAGAGGTGGGACTGCTCGCGGTGCACCGCTCGGACCCCGGCCTGATGCTCGGCTATTGGAACCGACCCGATGAAGACGCGCAGGTGTGGCGCGGGGACTGGTTCTGCGGCGGCGATCTCGCCCGGCTCGATGACGACGGTTATGTGTGGTTCGAGGGCCGCGCCGATGATGTGATGAACGCCTTCGGCTATCGCGTCAGCCCGGCGGAGGTGGAAGCGGCCATCGCAACCCATCCGGATGTGGCTGAAGTCGGCGTGCGGGAAGTTGTGGCGGGCAACGGGCTTGCCATCATCGCCGCCTTCGTGCGCCCGGCCGGTGAGGCCCGGGACGCCGACGCGCTCATGGCGCATTCGCGGGCGCATCTGGCGGACTACAAGATGCCGCGCGAGATCCGCTTCCTGGAGGCCCTGCCCCACACGGCCAATGGCAAGCTGGCCCGGCGGATGCTGCCGGACCGGCTCTAA
- a CDS encoding winged helix-turn-helix transcriptional regulator has protein sequence MKVTSFGDMPCSIARSLDVIGPWWALLIIRDAFMGVRRFRDFEKSLGIAKNTLTSRLNDLTAGGILEKVPDPNGGKHFEYQLTQKGLELFPVIVALSQWGDKWAVHPDGASFEIIDTRDGKPIPQQMIHDRKGKPIPPEHLSQRAGPGTLARRKRARDAGS, from the coding sequence GTGAAAGTGACGTCCTTCGGCGATATGCCGTGCTCCATCGCAAGGTCGCTGGACGTGATCGGACCCTGGTGGGCCCTGCTCATCATCCGGGACGCCTTCATGGGCGTGCGCCGGTTCCGGGATTTTGAGAAGTCACTGGGGATCGCCAAGAACACCCTGACGTCACGGCTCAACGATCTGACCGCTGGCGGCATCCTGGAGAAGGTGCCGGACCCGAACGGGGGCAAGCACTTCGAGTATCAGTTGACGCAAAAAGGCCTGGAGCTGTTTCCGGTGATCGTGGCCTTGTCGCAATGGGGCGACAAATGGGCCGTGCATCCGGATGGGGCCAGCTTCGAGATCATCGATACCCGCGATGGCAAACCGATCCCGCAGCAGATGATCCACGACCGCAAGGGCAAGCCGATCCCGCCGGAGCATCTCAGCCAGCGCGCCGGACCCGGCACCCTGGCCCGCCGCAAGCGGGCGCGGGACGCGGGTTCGTAA
- a CDS encoding SDR family NAD(P)-dependent oxidoreductase — protein MTDAHTIDLTGKTALISGTTSGFGRHMALTLAKAGARVAITGRRTERLADLKAEIEAIDGRALPISLDVTSLDSIRTCVETCETELGPIDILVNNAGMNVDQRATDVTEEAYDTVMDTNLKGAFFMAQETAKRMIAMGRPGRIINIASIGGHTVLPGLSVYCMSKAGVLMMTRSLAREWARHEINVTALCPGFIETEINAHWFETEGGQKQVMSYPRRRLGEIADLDGALLLLASEQGRIITGTSITIDDGQSL, from the coding sequence ATGACCGACGCCCACACCATCGACCTCACCGGCAAGACCGCGCTCATCTCCGGCACCACCTCGGGCTTCGGCCGCCACATGGCGCTGACCCTCGCCAAGGCCGGTGCGCGCGTCGCCATCACCGGCCGCCGCACCGAGCGTCTGGCCGACCTCAAGGCGGAGATCGAGGCGATTGACGGCCGTGCGCTGCCCATCTCCCTGGACGTCACCAGCCTCGACAGCATCCGCACCTGCGTTGAAACCTGCGAGACCGAGCTCGGCCCCATCGACATCCTCGTCAACAATGCCGGCATGAACGTGGACCAGCGCGCCACCGACGTCACCGAGGAAGCCTATGACACGGTGATGGACACCAACCTCAAGGGCGCGTTCTTCATGGCGCAGGAAACCGCCAAGCGGATGATCGCCATGGGCCGCCCGGGCCGCATCATCAACATTGCCTCGATCGGCGGGCACACGGTGCTGCCCGGCCTGTCCGTCTATTGCATGTCGAAGGCAGGTGTCCTGATGATGACCCGCTCTCTGGCGCGCGAATGGGCCCGCCACGAAATCAACGTGACGGCCCTGTGCCCCGGTTTCATCGAAACCGAGATCAACGCCCATTGGTTTGAGACCGAAGGCGGCCAGAAGCAGGTGATGTCCTATCCGCGCCGCCGCCTCGGCGAAATCGCAGATCTCGACGGCGCGCTGCTGCTGCTGGCCTCCGAGCAGGGCCGCATCATCACCGGCACCTCGATCACCATCGACGACGGCCAGTCGCTCTAG
- a CDS encoding DsbA family oxidoreductase — protein sequence MFIDVVSDTVCPWCYIGKKRFDAARTERPDIELEVRWRPFQLDPTIPPEGVDRREYLEAKFGKNRSREVGDAIREAGEDAGISFAFDKIDRSPNTFDSHRLIRWSASAGCQNEIVDILFRRYFEDGEDIGDRKVLVDAAQEAGMDHELVAYLLLHNKDAELVAKEASQAREMGISGVPTFLFQGAYAVMGAQEVTGYLRAIDKVQAKLSEQASAQ from the coding sequence ATGTTCATCGACGTTGTATCCGACACGGTGTGCCCGTGGTGCTATATCGGCAAGAAGCGGTTTGACGCCGCGCGGACGGAGCGCCCGGATATTGAGCTGGAGGTGCGCTGGCGGCCGTTCCAGCTCGACCCGACAATCCCGCCGGAAGGCGTGGACCGGCGTGAATATCTGGAAGCCAAGTTCGGAAAGAATCGATCACGTGAAGTTGGTGATGCCATCCGGGAAGCCGGTGAGGACGCGGGTATTTCCTTTGCGTTCGACAAGATCGACCGTTCACCGAACACATTTGATTCGCACCGGCTGATCCGCTGGAGCGCCAGCGCGGGCTGCCAGAACGAAATCGTGGATATCCTGTTCCGCCGCTATTTCGAGGACGGCGAAGACATCGGCGACCGCAAGGTGCTGGTGGATGCGGCACAGGAAGCAGGCATGGATCACGAGCTTGTGGCCTATCTGCTCTTGCACAACAAGGACGCGGAACTTGTGGCCAAGGAAGCCAGCCAGGCGCGCGAGATGGGAATCTCCGGCGTGCCCACCTTCCTGTTCCAGGGCGCCTATGCCGTGATGGGCGCACAGGAAGTGACGGGCTATCTGCGCGCTATCGACAAGGTGCAGGCCAAGCTGAGCGAGCAGGCCTCAGCGCAATGA
- a CDS encoding GNAT family N-acetyltransferase, whose product MSAAPAAGSGVTVREARAEELECLLAVHRAAFGSDEEAGLVRAILMDESAAPTLSLVAADGDDVLGHILFSRVRLGGDADGSILCPLAVMPEAQARGIGGALIREGLARLAASNAGDDVCAVFVYGDPAYYGRFGFTAAIPQELPPPHPIPEAHLDAWMVRAPDGGALDVAGPVRCCDALDDPAYW is encoded by the coding sequence ATGAGCGCAGCGCCTGCGGCGGGATCCGGCGTCACTGTCCGCGAAGCCCGGGCCGAGGAACTCGAGTGCCTTCTTGCGGTGCACCGGGCGGCCTTCGGCAGCGATGAGGAAGCAGGGCTTGTCCGGGCCATCCTGATGGATGAGAGCGCGGCACCGACGCTGTCGCTGGTGGCGGCGGATGGGGACGATGTGCTGGGGCACATCCTGTTTTCACGGGTGCGGCTGGGCGGCGACGCAGACGGCTCGATCCTGTGTCCGCTGGCCGTGATGCCGGAGGCGCAGGCACGCGGCATCGGCGGCGCGCTGATCCGCGAGGGGCTTGCGCGCCTGGCCGCAAGCAATGCGGGCGACGATGTGTGCGCGGTCTTCGTGTATGGCGACCCGGCCTATTACGGGCGGTTCGGCTTCACGGCGGCGATCCCGCAGGAGTTGCCGCCGCCGCATCCCATCCCCGAGGCGCATCTCGATGCGTGGATGGTGCGGGCGCCGGATGGCGGGGCTCTCGACGTGGCGGGCCCGGTGCGCTGCTGCGACGCGCTGGATGATCCAGCCTACTGGTAA